From Streptomyces asiaticus, one genomic window encodes:
- a CDS encoding helix-turn-helix transcriptional regulator, with protein sequence MTWAPEGEVAMSTLVFDSDDLERTEDFLSKAYAKMRIGSSTPSANRARIRRDTIESITVDELDLDFDMSYAVSPLGRICLCVVHTGTIEDHVYPGVEDAFGPGDVVSLAPPDLPYSGRVRNARYNITMLDPALLSQVAATVEQRTPQPVRLTGHRPHSAAAAGHLRRTIAYVRDHALADPAIADQPLIRATVSQLLAGSVLTAFPNTALTDPTASDRNDAHPDTLQRALSHIDDHAAEPLTVADIAAAAHVSIRALQYAFRRHLDTTPMAYVRRVRLAHAHHDLATAAPETATVADIATRWGFFHPARFAALYRETYRTTPGATLRR encoded by the coding sequence ATGACCTGGGCACCGGAGGGCGAGGTCGCCATGAGCACGCTGGTCTTCGACAGTGACGACCTGGAGAGAACCGAGGACTTCCTCAGCAAGGCCTACGCCAAAATGCGCATCGGCAGCAGCACCCCGAGCGCGAACCGGGCACGGATCCGGCGCGACACCATCGAGTCGATCACCGTGGACGAGCTCGATCTCGACTTCGACATGAGCTACGCCGTCAGCCCGCTCGGCAGGATCTGCCTGTGCGTCGTCCACACCGGCACCATCGAGGACCATGTCTACCCCGGTGTCGAGGATGCCTTCGGCCCCGGCGACGTGGTGTCCCTCGCCCCGCCGGACCTTCCCTACTCGGGGCGGGTCCGCAACGCCCGCTACAACATCACCATGCTCGACCCCGCCCTGCTGAGCCAGGTCGCCGCCACCGTCGAGCAGCGCACCCCGCAGCCGGTCCGGCTGACCGGACACCGGCCGCACTCCGCGGCCGCCGCCGGGCATCTGCGGCGCACCATCGCCTATGTGCGCGACCACGCCCTGGCCGACCCCGCCATCGCCGACCAGCCGCTGATCAGGGCCACCGTCAGCCAGCTCCTGGCGGGCAGCGTGCTGACGGCCTTCCCCAACACCGCGCTCACCGACCCCACCGCGTCCGACCGTAACGACGCCCACCCCGACACGCTCCAGCGCGCGCTCAGCCATATCGACGACCACGCCGCTGAGCCCCTTACCGTCGCCGACATCGCGGCCGCCGCGCATGTCAGCATCCGCGCCCTTCAGTACGCCTTCCGCCGACACCTCGACACCACGCCGATGGCCTACGTCCGCCGGGTACGCCTGGCACACGCCCATCACGACCTGGCGACCGCCGCCCCCGAGACCGCCACGGTGGCGGACATCGCCACCCGCTGGGGCTTCTTCCACCCGGCCCGCTTCGCCGCCCTGTACCGCGAGACCTACCGCACCACCCCGGGCGCCACGCTGCGCCGCTGA